The Sulfurimonas sp. HSL3-2 genome segment GATGCTTTGATTGATTTTGGGTCAATGTTAAGTTTACTTGGACTTCCGTTTAAAAGTTCATCGGCACGTTTTGATACGGCAATAGCCAATACATATCTATCTATTTTAGCTACTTCTAACGCTTTTGCAGTTAATTCTTCTACTCTCATTGTTAAAACCTTTTATTTGATTTATCTAGAATAACTTATCTAACTATAGAACAGTTTTTCATATTTCCATTTATGATATCAAGCAGATTACCCGCTTTAAACATATCACAAACAACTATTGGAAGTTTGTTATCTTTTGCAAGTGCAATAGATGTATCGTCCATAACGTTTATATGATCATTTAGTGCTTGATCGTAAGTCAAAGTATCAAGCTTAACGGCATCATCAAACTTGTTTGGATCTTTATCATAGACACCGTCGACTTTCGTTGCTTTTATGATCATGTCTGCACCGATCTCAACCGCACGAAGTGTCGCTGCCGTATCTGTTGTAAAAAACGGATTTCCTGTTCCTGCAGCAAATATAACGACTCTGCCCTTTTCAAGGTGACGAACTGCACGACGGTTGATATAAGGTTCGGCGATCTGCTCCATTTTAATAGCTGTCTGCATACGGACTTGAAGACCTGTGTATTCACACGCTTCTTGCATAGCGACACCGTTGATAACCGTCGCCAGCATACCCATATAATCACCGGATGTACGTTTAATGATACCATCTTTTGCTGCAGTTACACCACGAATGATGTTACCACCGCCGATCACTATACCGACCTCAATACCTGCATCAACTAAAGATTTTATCTCACCTGCAATATACTTTAGGATCTTGGTATCAATACCATGCCCGGCTTCACCGGCTAAAGCTTCACCGGAAAACTTAACTAATACACGTTTATTGGTCATTCAGCACCCTTATATTAAATCACGCAATTATATATAAAAATCGCTTTAAAAAGGCTTTTAGAAAATCTCTTTTGGAGAATTTAATATGAGTTTATCCTA includes the following:
- a CDS encoding DNA-directed RNA polymerase subunit omega; translation: MRVEELTAKALEVAKIDRYVLAIAVSKRADELLNGSPSKLNIDPKSIKASDLALMEIAEGLVVIKGFDKK
- the pyrH gene encoding UMP kinase — translated: MTNKRVLVKFSGEALAGEAGHGIDTKILKYIAGEIKSLVDAGIEVGIVIGGGNIIRGVTAAKDGIIKRTSGDYMGMLATVINGVAMQEACEYTGLQVRMQTAIKMEQIAEPYINRRAVRHLEKGRVVIFAAGTGNPFFTTDTAATLRAVEIGADMIIKATKVDGVYDKDPNKFDDAVKLDTLTYDQALNDHINVMDDTSIALAKDNKLPIVVCDMFKAGNLLDIINGNMKNCSIVR